Proteins from a single region of Candidatus Zixiibacteriota bacterium:
- a CDS encoding diguanylate cyclase, with translation MDRETEILDELYKERDNFLSRVQQELKRAQRYLSFISFIKIDTTRFNKTGDIEIPNLNSETSRRMKTLLRKTIRQTDIISGFNDGKICILLVETQKDGADIVKNRIQESIKYFLHEMFDSPMNWRVDIRLGSFPDNKSTPNSFYDSIRTSL, from the coding sequence ATGGATCGTGAAACTGAGATTTTAGATGAGTTGTATAAAGAAAGAGATAATTTTCTTTCCCGTGTTCAACAAGAATTAAAAAGAGCACAAAGGTATTTAAGTTTTATTTCGTTTATTAAAATCGACACAACTCGATTTAACAAAACCGGAGATATTGAAATTCCTAATCTCAACAGCGAAACTTCCCGCAGGATGAAAACACTTCTCAGAAAAACTATTCGGCAAACCGATATAATTTCAGGCTTCAATGACGGTAAAATCTGCATTCTCTTGGTTGAAACCCAAAAAGATGGCGCGGATATTGTTAAAAATCGTATTCAGGAGAGCATCAAATATTTCCTGCATGAGATGTTTGATTCCCCGATGAATTGGCGTGTCGATATTCGCCTTGGAAGTTTCCCTGATAACAAGAGTACGCCGAATTCATTTTACGATTCGATACGCACCTCGCTGTAA
- a CDS encoding dihydroorotase: MTGGTIVDPADNYFGPGAIVVKKGKIAEVIKSKKKDKGDIDASGKLVCPGLVDMHVHFREPGYEYKETIFTGSQAAAAGGFTSAACMPNTEPTIDNQETVKFVIQKAKEAVVNVYPIGALTKGRLGKELAEMDDMHRAGAVAFSDDGSGVQNGLIMRRAIEYCKMLSVPVISHCEYNDLAEGGVANEGYIASKLGLRGISRVAEELMIAREIMLAEYTGGFVHIAHVSTAGGVDLIKKAKKKNIMVTAEVCPHHFTLSDDLLETYDTNLKVYPPLRTQKDIKAIKKGIADGVFDVIATDHAPHAYDEKQLEFDYAPPGMIGLETAVGLVSTELVRKNVIDWLTAIKMMSSTPACILNIPAGKLEAGAPADITIIDPECEWNVAEDDFKSLSKNSPFIGRKLVGRAVRTIVGGKTVFEI, encoded by the coding sequence ATAACTGGCGGAACAATTGTCGACCCGGCCGATAACTATTTCGGACCCGGCGCAATTGTTGTCAAAAAAGGCAAAATAGCTGAGGTCATCAAGTCAAAGAAGAAAGATAAAGGCGATATTGATGCCTCAGGAAAGCTGGTATGTCCCGGCTTGGTTGATATGCATGTGCATTTCCGCGAACCCGGCTATGAGTATAAGGAAACAATCTTTACCGGTTCGCAAGCCGCCGCCGCTGGCGGATTCACCTCGGCTGCCTGCATGCCGAATACAGAGCCGACTATTGACAATCAGGAGACAGTTAAATTCGTTATACAGAAAGCCAAAGAGGCTGTGGTCAATGTTTACCCGATTGGCGCGCTTACAAAAGGCCGCTTGGGCAAAGAACTGGCAGAGATGGATGACATGCATCGGGCTGGCGCGGTCGCTTTTTCCGATGATGGTTCCGGCGTGCAGAATGGCCTAATCATGCGTCGGGCAATAGAGTACTGCAAGATGCTGAGCGTGCCGGTGATATCTCACTGCGAATATAACGACCTTGCCGAAGGTGGAGTCGCCAACGAAGGGTATATTGCCTCCAAGCTTGGGCTTCGCGGAATATCGAGGGTTGCCGAGGAGTTGATGATTGCCCGCGAGATTATGCTGGCTGAATATACTGGCGGTTTTGTTCATATCGCTCATGTTTCCACAGCCGGCGGCGTTGATTTGATCAAGAAAGCCAAGAAGAAAAATATCATGGTTACCGCTGAGGTCTGTCCTCATCATTTTACGCTATCCGATGATTTGCTGGAAACCTATGACACCAATCTGAAAGTCTATCCGCCTTTGCGCACCCAAAAGGATATTAAGGCGATAAAAAAAGGCATTGCCGATGGCGTCTTTGATGTTATCGCCACCGACCATGCGCCTCATGCCTATGATGAGAAACAACTCGAATTCGACTACGCCCCTCCGGGAATGATAGGACTTGAAACGGCGGTTGGGCTTGTTTCTACTGAGCTTGTCAGGAAAAACGTCATCGACTGGCTGACGGCGATTAAGATGATGTCCTCAACGCCTGCCTGCATTCTCAATATACCTGCCGGCAAGCTTGAGGCTGGCGCTCCTGCCGACATAACGATTATCGACCCCGAATGCGAATGGAATGTTGCTGAGGATGATTTCAAATCGCTGTCAAAGAATTCGCCTTTTATAGGCAGAAAGCTCGTTGGCAGAGCCGTACGAACGATTGTCGGCGGCAAAACCGTTTTTGAGATATAG
- a CDS encoding response regulator, translating to MMNSSKILLIDDEKRMSESLKTLLVIEGHTVEAFTDSEKAAKLLENESFDLVITDIKMPVVNGLDILEKAHHKDPFLEVILMTGYASLESAKEAVDQGAFSYITKPIEFEELKIAIARSLEKRQTALEKERLLKQLKVANHMLEQKLSEIDALYSASAILAATIDLTETLTQILSLAIDVIGAKIGSVMILDPNKQELYIGAACGLSKQIVAETRLKVGDSISGHVAQSGEPLIIKDIESDVRFSRVNRQHYESKSLISVPLKYKGNILGVVNINNKITGTTFDEHDLKLLNTFGAQAAIAIDRANIFADRDEKINELTVLFEITRKISTIDHIERVGEIIFSQLRKLIHIEAVIWYGLAERINLFRREFMYKSSDCRINPEPPIELKTNKEVIERSKNVDIDYVKDQLMKWFADCLSAKKHAIEVVPIQLHNTVSGIMTIISQNKLSNSESNLAAIVASQTVSVVERQKAILNGIKLVTMGKIISEICHDLKKPLTNLKGNVQVYKSKIKGREASKFFESSENELNRLNDLVMEIVNSANPNMYSTSKAKIKDVIIKASQLLEKDLEKKNIRFTINQDNDVPQIEINNNEIFEAVINIMLNAIESMEDNGVLEVNIMLHPAQEPYVRIAFIDTGCGIPENELYRIFDRYHTTKETGTGLGLAIVERVIKAHNGSLNVESVLGKGTTFKIDLPI from the coding sequence ATGATGAATAGTTCTAAAATCTTATTAATAGATGATGAAAAGAGAATGAGCGAAAGCCTTAAAACCCTTTTAGTAATCGAGGGACATACGGTTGAGGCATTCACCGACTCTGAAAAAGCAGCTAAGCTTCTTGAAAACGAAAGTTTTGACCTCGTTATCACAGACATCAAAATGCCAGTCGTAAACGGCCTCGATATATTAGAAAAAGCTCATCACAAAGACCCTTTTCTTGAGGTAATACTGATGACCGGTTATGCTTCTTTAGAATCTGCCAAAGAGGCTGTCGACCAAGGCGCTTTCAGCTATATCACAAAACCTATCGAGTTTGAAGAGCTTAAAATTGCTATCGCCCGCTCGCTTGAAAAAAGACAAACTGCTCTCGAAAAAGAACGTCTTCTTAAACAACTTAAAGTTGCCAATCATATGTTGGAGCAAAAGCTTTCCGAGATTGATGCTTTATACAGCGCCAGTGCTATTTTAGCTGCCACCATAGACCTTACTGAAACGCTTACTCAGATTTTATCCTTAGCTATTGATGTAATCGGGGCTAAGATAGGCTCGGTTATGATTCTTGATCCGAATAAGCAGGAGTTATATATAGGCGCAGCTTGCGGTTTATCAAAGCAAATCGTAGCCGAGACGCGCCTGAAAGTTGGCGATTCTATCTCCGGTCATGTCGCCCAATCGGGCGAGCCGCTGATAATTAAAGATATCGAAAGCGATGTCCGATTTTCCCGGGTTAATCGCCAGCACTATGAGTCCAAATCCCTGATTTCCGTGCCGCTAAAGTATAAGGGAAATATACTGGGTGTTGTTAATATCAACAATAAAATAACCGGCACAACCTTCGATGAACATGACCTTAAACTTCTGAACACTTTTGGCGCTCAGGCAGCTATCGCCATTGATAGAGCAAATATTTTTGCTGACAGGGATGAAAAAATAAACGAGTTGACAGTTCTATTTGAAATAACCAGAAAAATATCCACGATTGACCACATTGAAAGAGTCGGCGAAATTATATTTTCTCAATTGCGCAAACTTATTCACATAGAAGCGGTTATTTGGTATGGTCTGGCAGAGCGGATAAACCTGTTCAGACGGGAATTTATGTATAAATCCTCAGACTGCCGAATTAATCCGGAGCCTCCTATTGAACTGAAAACAAATAAAGAAGTTATAGAAAGAAGTAAGAATGTCGATATAGATTATGTTAAGGATCAATTAATGAAATGGTTTGCAGATTGTTTATCTGCTAAAAAGCATGCAATTGAAGTTGTTCCAATTCAATTGCACAATACGGTTAGCGGAATAATGACGATTATTTCTCAAAATAAGTTAAGCAATTCTGAAAGCAACTTAGCTGCTATTGTAGCTTCCCAGACAGTTTCTGTAGTTGAACGCCAAAAAGCTATTCTTAATGGCATTAAATTAGTAACAATGGGGAAGATAATTTCTGAAATCTGTCATGACTTGAAAAAACCGCTGACTAATTTAAAGGGAAATGTCCAGGTTTATAAAAGTAAAATTAAGGGTAGAGAGGCCTCTAAGTTTTTTGAAAGTTCCGAAAACGAATTAAACCGTTTAAATGATCTGGTTATGGAAATAGTAAATTCTGCTAATCCTAACATGTACAGTACATCAAAAGCAAAGATAAAAGATGTAATTATAAAAGCCTCTCAGCTTTTGGAAAAAGACTTGGAAAAGAAAAATATTAGGTTTACCATAAATCAAGATAATGATGTTCCCCAAATTGAGATCAATAACAATGAGATTTTTGAGGCAGTTATAAATATCATGTTGAACGCCATCGAAAGCATGGAGGATAATGGGGTACTTGAAGTCAATATAATGCTTCATCCTGCCCAAGAGCCTTATGTTAGAATTGCGTTTATCGATACCGGATGCGGTATACCGGAAAATGAACTGTATCGTATTTTCGACAGGTATCATACTACCAAAGAAACAGGCACAGGTTTGGGTTTAGCTATTGTCGAAAGAGTAATTAAGGCGCACAACGGTAGTTTAAATGTCGAAAGCGTTTTAGGCAAAGGAACAACTTTTAAAATAGATTTACCTATATAG
- a CDS encoding immune inhibitor A yields MRVRFLTIIIAIFLTVSAGADIYKQIRVLDTSSETITRLSGFDIVDFQPDQYIEIIADSLAYNLIKVWGLPIEIIHEDLTAFYQSRYPVGTTMGGFRTYSETMAALDSLASNYPALVAPKVSIGQTHEGRDLWMVKVSDNPGVDENEPEIFIDGLHHAREPVTVDICVEFIKELSENYGIDPDITDLVDNNEFFIVPIVNPDGYEYNRQTNPSGGGMWRKNRRNNGDGSYGVDPNRNYPYFWGYDNSGSSGYTSSNTYRGPTPGSEPEIQALMSFIESHDFAWIQNFHSYSNLCLWSWGYYDGINENVSEYWEYFGNYAHNTMGYAAGTAWQLLYNTNGDANDWAWGERQSKRKVYAITHEVGNSSDGFWPSLARIPVLINENVQALLNYSNHAYEIYKRRNPQIPAITSPATAPADQSFYIHWQTADIDTFNATVSYYVVEKTGYQQITNQCEQASDFELESFALSTTRKHSGSYSIYSGQGNGYRAIAELKERLKIETGDTLTFWTWYDIETDWDYAYVEISTDGGYVWYQLDGNRSTSSNPNNHNEEFGITGSSGGWVLAQYSLADYAGQEADIRFRYWTDDVIENEGIYIDDIYPYDSFASTTILTEYAYQESLQVGPYSSGEYTFRVSARDDRGDLSPLSNRFKIEVVGQFYSLSGYVALYDTSVDLTGSIVTISDIGLFDTTDIDGYYSISGIQPGVYNIAAAHDEYADSLYPAFAISSDTTLDFMLQLDFLPGDANGDGSVIGSDITYLAAYFKGQNPAPAPFLSGDANGDCQVIGSDIVYLIAYFRGSGNPPVRGDCP; encoded by the coding sequence ATGCGTGTCAGATTCCTAACTATAATCATAGCTATCTTTTTAACGGTTTCTGCCGGGGCTGATATTTATAAGCAGATAAGAGTACTCGATACAAGCAGTGAGACAATAACAAGACTTTCCGGTTTCGATATTGTCGATTTTCAACCCGACCAATATATAGAAATAATAGCCGATAGCTTAGCTTATAATCTCATAAAAGTATGGGGACTTCCAATTGAAATCATCCATGAGGACTTGACGGCTTTTTACCAGAGCCGCTATCCGGTCGGCACGACAATGGGCGGCTTCAGGACATATTCCGAGACCATGGCGGCGCTTGATTCGCTGGCAAGCAATTATCCTGCGCTTGTAGCTCCCAAAGTATCTATAGGTCAGACTCATGAGGGCAGGGATCTCTGGATGGTTAAGGTTTCGGATAATCCCGGTGTCGATGAGAACGAGCCGGAGATATTTATCGATGGTTTGCATCATGCCCGCGAACCGGTTACTGTCGATATATGTGTTGAATTTATAAAAGAGCTTTCGGAAAATTATGGTATCGACCCTGATATTACCGATTTAGTCGATAATAACGAGTTCTTCATAGTCCCGATTGTCAACCCGGATGGCTATGAGTATAACCGTCAAACAAACCCCTCCGGCGGCGGCATGTGGCGCAAAAACCGCCGCAACAACGGCGATGGCTCCTATGGGGTCGACCCAAACCGCAACTATCCCTATTTTTGGGGTTATGACAACAGCGGCTCATCTGGATATACCTCAAGTAATACCTATCGCGGGCCAACTCCCGGTTCCGAGCCGGAGATTCAGGCCTTAATGTCGTTTATTGAAAGCCATGATTTCGCCTGGATTCAAAATTTCCACTCCTACAGCAATTTGTGTCTTTGGTCCTGGGGTTATTATGATGGCATTAATGAAAATGTCAGCGAATACTGGGAATATTTCGGCAATTATGCCCATAATACTATGGGCTATGCTGCCGGTACTGCCTGGCAGTTATTGTATAACACAAACGGAGATGCTAATGACTGGGCTTGGGGCGAAAGACAAAGCAAACGAAAAGTGTATGCCATCACTCATGAGGTAGGTAATAGCTCCGATGGATTTTGGCCATCATTGGCGCGTATTCCCGTATTGATAAACGAAAATGTTCAGGCTTTGTTGAATTATTCTAACCATGCTTATGAGATATACAAACGGCGCAATCCGCAGATTCCCGCAATAACATCGCCAGCGACAGCGCCTGCAGACCAAAGCTTTTACATTCACTGGCAAACTGCGGATATTGATACATTCAATGCTACTGTCAGCTATTATGTTGTCGAGAAAACCGGTTATCAGCAAATCACTAATCAATGCGAACAGGCATCCGATTTTGAGCTTGAGAGTTTTGCTTTAAGCACCACTCGAAAGCATAGCGGGAGTTATTCTATATATTCAGGGCAGGGAAACGGCTATCGGGCTATAGCAGAATTAAAAGAAAGACTCAAAATCGAAACCGGCGATACGCTGACATTTTGGACTTGGTATGATATCGAAACCGATTGGGACTATGCCTATGTCGAAATTTCCACCGATGGCGGCTATGTATGGTATCAGCTTGACGGCAACCGGTCAACATCATCAAACCCGAATAACCATAATGAGGAATTTGGCATCACCGGCAGTTCAGGCGGCTGGGTTTTGGCGCAGTATTCATTAGCTGATTATGCAGGACAGGAAGCCGATATCAGATTCCGCTACTGGACAGATGATGTGATTGAGAATGAAGGCATCTATATCGATGATATTTATCCTTATGATTCATTTGCCTCAACGACTATCCTGACTGAATATGCCTATCAGGAAAGTTTGCAAGTGGGACCTTACTCATCCGGCGAATACACTTTTCGGGTATCTGCCCGGGATGACAGGGGAGACCTGTCGCCGTTATCTAATCGCTTTAAGATTGAGGTTGTCGGACAGTTTTATTCTTTATCTGGTTATGTTGCCCTTTATGATACTTCTGTTGACCTCACTGGCTCGATTGTAACAATTTCCGATATTGGCTTGTTTGATACAACCGATATCGATGGATATTATTCTATATCGGGAATTCAACCTGGTGTTTATAATATAGCTGCCGCTCATGACGAGTATGCCGATTCTTTATATCCTGCTTTCGCGATTAGCTCAGATACGACTTTAGATTTTATGCTTCAGCTTGATTTCCTTCCCGGCGATGCTAACGGAGATGGCTCGGTTATCGGTTCTGATATTACTTATCTTGCGGCTTACTTTAAAGGGCAAAATCCTGCTCCCGCTCCTTTTTTGAGCGGCGATGCCAATGGCGATTGCCAGGTCATCGGTTCTGATATTGTTTATTTAATCGCTTATTTCAGGGGTTCCGGCAATCCGCCAGTTAGGGGAGATTGTCCATAA
- a CDS encoding site-2 protease family protein produces MHDNILVKSYIESLKGLVEVDVVYGSKRDIILQGRFSSLIGGSEFDILNRIAMLPGKPEIICVEPKVVVRITMPGKVSIRKVPWLNIVLFILTLFSTLLVGAGNAGTDFVNNPEMFWTDPWKIILAGMPFSFPLLGILLFHEFGHYIASRLHNVKVSLPYFIPFPNIIGTMGAVIRSKSPFITRIQLFDVGAAGPLAGMVVAIPVVIWGLAHPVFITETPDISGLFYLGDSLLFTLISWLVHPPTPDGYIAVLSQTAFAGWVGFLVTMLNLLPIGQLDGGHVMYAMFGKIQRKIAYAALLALVVLSFYWTGWILWALLGFFLIKPAHPPTVLDEIPLDKRRMAIGYLCIVVFVLCFMPVPIVF; encoded by the coding sequence ATGCATGACAACATATTAGTAAAATCCTATATCGAATCGCTCAAGGGTCTGGTCGAGGTCGATGTGGTTTATGGCAGTAAGCGTGATATCATATTACAGGGTAGGTTTAGTTCGTTAATCGGCGGCAGTGAGTTTGACATATTAAATAGAATCGCTATGCTTCCCGGCAAACCGGAGATTATCTGTGTCGAGCCAAAAGTAGTTGTGCGGATTACAATGCCGGGCAAAGTAAGCATCAGGAAAGTACCATGGTTGAATATCGTTTTATTTATACTAACTCTTTTTTCCACTCTTTTAGTTGGCGCCGGTAATGCCGGAACTGATTTTGTCAACAACCCTGAGATGTTCTGGACTGACCCCTGGAAGATTATACTGGCGGGCATGCCGTTTTCGTTTCCGCTTTTGGGGATACTGTTATTTCATGAGTTCGGGCATTACATAGCCTCACGTCTGCATAATGTAAAAGTCTCCCTGCCATATTTTATCCCCTTTCCCAATATTATAGGCACGATGGGGGCTGTGATAAGATCCAAATCGCCATTTATAACTCGCATACAGCTTTTTGATGTCGGTGCGGCCGGGCCATTAGCGGGGATGGTTGTTGCCATACCGGTTGTGATATGGGGCTTGGCGCATCCTGTTTTTATTACTGAGACACCGGATATTTCCGGTTTGTTTTATCTTGGAGATTCGCTTCTTTTTACATTGATAAGCTGGCTTGTTCATCCGCCGACCCCGGATGGCTATATCGCTGTTCTTAGTCAAACGGCTTTTGCCGGCTGGGTCGGCTTTTTGGTTACCATGTTAAACCTTCTGCCGATTGGCCAGCTTGACGGCGGGCATGTGATGTATGCCATGTTTGGCAAGATACAGCGCAAAATCGCTTATGCCGCATTATTAGCATTGGTTGTTTTATCATTTTACTGGACCGGCTGGATTTTATGGGCATTGCTGGGATTTTTCTTAATCAAGCCGGCTCATCCCCCGACTGTGCTGGATGAGATACCCTTGGATAAAAGGCGCATGGCAATCGGTTATCTGTGTATTGTTGTTTTTGTATTATGTTTTATGCCTGTGCCTATTGTTTTTTGA
- a CDS encoding sigma-54-dependent Fis family transcriptional regulator yields the protein MDSDKVKILVVDDDPKVPWIISEGLGLGYEIESARDGQEAISYLSKKSPNIKPDLVLLDIKMPGQSGLDVLEKIKNTDSSLDVIMLSGHGNTKNIVESIKRGATEFIPKPFDVKELEIHIRTVLEKKKLKEELIDIKKKIRESQNEILIGDTEPMLNVKNVVEQISPSELTVLIRGESGTGKEIIARMIHKLSPRKDEPFVKVNCAAIPRELLESELFGYERGAFTGANKTKPGRFEVANKGTMFLDEIGEMPIELQTKLLQVLEQQEFVRVGGINNIHVDVRIVCATNRNLEEAMEQKIIRNDLYYRLNEITIQLPPLRERKDDIMLLMEHFLRKYSLLYDKEQINIRSETMKHLYNYHWPGNVRQLENLIKQIIVRGDVNIIYEFLKGPIPSPGTDEVSLPVNLDDGDYNLKKKVNKVVGEIEKNLISRVLVKTNWNRRKAAILLDISYRSLLYKIKEYKIID from the coding sequence ATGGATAGCGATAAAGTAAAGATATTAGTCGTTGATGATGACCCTAAAGTTCCTTGGATAATTTCAGAGGGGCTTGGTTTGGGATATGAAATAGAATCTGCTCGTGACGGACAGGAAGCGATTTCATATCTCTCAAAAAAGTCGCCGAATATTAAACCTGATCTTGTATTGCTGGATATAAAAATGCCTGGCCAATCTGGTCTTGATGTTCTCGAAAAAATTAAGAACACCGACTCTTCTTTGGATGTTATAATGCTGTCCGGGCATGGCAACACAAAAAATATCGTCGAATCAATAAAGAGAGGGGCTACTGAGTTTATACCTAAGCCTTTTGATGTTAAAGAACTAGAAATTCATATCCGAACCGTGCTCGAAAAGAAAAAGCTTAAAGAAGAGCTTATTGATATTAAGAAGAAAATAAGGGAAAGCCAGAATGAAATTCTTATAGGCGACACCGAGCCGATGTTGAATGTGAAAAATGTGGTTGAACAAATTTCTCCCAGCGAATTAACAGTCCTGATAAGGGGCGAATCAGGTACTGGCAAAGAAATCATCGCTCGCATGATTCACAAGCTTTCGCCAAGGAAAGACGAGCCGTTTGTAAAAGTAAATTGTGCAGCAATTCCCCGCGAATTATTAGAATCTGAGCTTTTCGGTTATGAAAGAGGCGCTTTTACCGGTGCCAACAAAACCAAGCCGGGACGATTCGAGGTTGCCAACAAGGGCACAATGTTCCTCGATGAAATCGGCGAGATGCCTATTGAATTACAAACAAAATTACTTCAGGTATTAGAGCAGCAAGAATTTGTCAGAGTAGGCGGTATTAATAATATTCATGTCGATGTTAGAATTGTATGCGCCACAAATCGTAATCTTGAAGAGGCTATGGAACAGAAAATTATTCGCAACGACTTGTATTACCGTCTTAATGAAATCACCATACAGCTGCCGCCATTAAGAGAAAGAAAAGATGATATAATGCTGTTAATGGAGCATTTTCTAAGAAAATATTCTCTATTATATGATAAAGAACAAATAAATATCCGTTCCGAAACAATGAAACATCTATATAACTATCATTGGCCTGGAAATGTTCGTCAGCTTGAGAATCTTATCAAACAGATTATTGTTCGCGGGGATGTGAATATTATTTATGAATTTTTAAAAGGGCCAATACCTTCTCCCGGAACCGATGAGGTTTCTTTACCTGTCAATTTGGATGATGGCGATTATAATCTTAAGAAAAAAGTCAATAAAGTTGTTGGAGAAATTGAGAAAAACCTTATAAGCAGAGTCTTGGTAAAAACAAACTGGAACCGGCGTAAAGCGGCAATTTTACTGGATATTAGCTATAGGTCATTATTGTATAAAATAAAAGAATACAAAATAATAGATTGA
- a CDS encoding GAF domain-containing protein, with protein sequence MTNSKALEPLPDDSRDNSSLNDNDLSVRISQLSDANRRLRRKIFDLYTVFEISRHLSSMLDTGSLIDAILLTCLGQMGVESAIILLTDKEAEYLANPHSKGLSADCLENLRVKYNSPLIKTFIKTGKPLTSDDLYASVDADQELDELLNRLSVKLVAPMLMKNRLLGILLLPKKISEADFGENDLEFLSLLMNQLSVALENARLYERERQINEELQRTQKLLVETEKMAALGKLSASIAHEVNNPLGIISNYLQIMAKRDIPDDVYADYIKILKEEVFRIAGIVRQLLNFYRPHQEKITDVDLRVVIAETLTLISNQLTNAGIEVHNDIDEDLPKIRGSVEKLKQVFLNLLMNAKDVMQDGGEIRISIKAAGSNIQVNVSDNGGGIVKENMSKIFEPFYTTKDKKGTGLGLSVCYGIIQWHQGNIIVYNNDKGGATFQISLPIERKDDE encoded by the coding sequence ATGACAAACAGTAAAGCTTTAGAGCCTTTGCCGGATGATAGCAGGGATAATTCATCTCTTAATGATAATGATTTATCTGTCAGAATCAGCCAGCTTAGCGATGCCAACAGAAGACTTCGCCGGAAGATTTTCGATCTTTATACCGTATTTGAAATATCCCGCCATCTTTCCTCGATGCTGGATACAGGTTCATTGATCGATGCTATTTTGCTTACATGTCTTGGCCAAATGGGAGTAGAAAGCGCGATAATATTGCTGACAGATAAAGAGGCAGAGTATTTAGCGAATCCTCATTCTAAGGGCTTAAGCGCCGATTGTTTGGAGAACTTAAGAGTTAAGTATAACAGCCCCTTGATAAAGACTTTTATTAAAACGGGCAAACCGTTGACCTCCGATGACTTGTATGCAAGTGTTGATGCCGATCAGGAATTAGACGAATTACTAAATCGATTGAGCGTAAAACTGGTTGCTCCCATGTTGATGAAAAACAGGCTCCTTGGAATTTTATTGCTTCCGAAGAAAATATCCGAAGCTGACTTTGGTGAAAACGACCTGGAATTTTTATCATTATTGATGAACCAGCTTTCTGTCGCCTTAGAAAATGCTCGGCTTTATGAGCGCGAACGTCAAATTAATGAGGAACTTCAACGTACTCAAAAGCTGTTGGTCGAAACAGAAAAAATGGCTGCTCTTGGAAAATTGTCAGCCTCCATCGCTCATGAGGTTAATAATCCTCTCGGAATTATAAGCAATTACCTTCAAATTATGGCTAAGAGAGATATACCGGATGATGTTTATGCTGATTATATAAAAATACTTAAGGAAGAAGTGTTTCGTATTGCCGGCATAGTTAGACAGCTTTTAAATTTCTATCGACCCCATCAGGAAAAGATTACCGATGTCGATTTAAGAGTGGTGATTGCCGAAACCTTAACTCTTATTTCCAATCAATTAACAAACGCCGGAATTGAAGTCCATAACGATATTGATGAGGATTTGCCGAAAATACGCGGCTCTGTTGAAAAACTTAAACAAGTATTTTTAAACCTTTTAATGAATGCCAAAGATGTTATGCAAGATGGGGGAGAGATTCGTATTTCAATCAAAGCTGCCGGCTCAAATATTCAGGTAAATGTCAGTGATAATGGCGGCGGAATAGTTAAAGAGAACATGTCAAAAATATTCGAACCATTCTACACTACCAAGGATAAAAAGGGCACAGGCCTTGGATTATCGGTTTGCTATGGAATTATTCAGTGGCATCAGGGCAATATAATAGTATATAATAATGATAAAGGCGGAGCAACTTTCCAAATAAGTTTGCCGATAGAAAGAAAAGATGATGAATAG